In a single window of the Drosophila albomicans strain 15112-1751.03 chromosome 3, ASM965048v2, whole genome shotgun sequence genome:
- the LOC117571409 gene encoding ceramide phosphoethanolamine synthase has translation MCDDDGEICESATPATLTSSPTSTSTADGHYLNYKTQQQRKHSFNYNSNNKVEQIEHWQPTDVIQWLRNSKDHFSNQLISCINSEAIDGQVLLTLSESDVRDFRYRLGYSQVPFGELKRFWLLVSQLQQQWTHEQRQKYQQLQPQHQYQLHGVLTDAIHTSCVPGGNATAATMTNETCPSPSTCQDCPGYNCSSSNGQRDCSSSKSSQRLVAPEYFKTAISLGYSFVVTWITSFVMVIVHERVPDMKRYPPLPDIFLDNVPHIPWAFNMCEITGSLLFTVWLIVLIFHKYRMVLLRRFFALAGTVFLLRCVTMLITSLSVPGTHLQCNQKDFAIDDPNVDMIGALVIRMTRAYRIWSGLGMSIQGVRTCGDYMFSGHTVALTLLNFFITEYTPRNLYFLHTMTWLLNMFGIFFILAAHEHYSIDVFVAFYITSRLFLYYHTLANNRALMQSDSTRTRVWFPMFSYFENHVDGMIPNDFDTPGSLISSMIDQLCWLKDQLVWVLQGITLPKAAKSLQMFNSSESELCTHPAGTPFHNSHQSMGSGMNNVRPTSNTRPTTPIKLSPQPVRRTIPLDIPTPVTSVPQVAKRTNATTPQQVKRSLVDASVSPYVSDMIKKDAKDATQQATKKQL, from the exons ATGTGCGACGATGACGGTGAAATTTGTGAGTCAGCGACACCGGCAACGCTGACTTCAAGTCCAACTTCAACGTCAACAGCTGATGGACATTATCTCAACTAcaagacacaacaacaaagaaaacatagcttcaattataatagcaataacaaagTGGAGCAAATTGAGCACTGGCAGCCGACGGATGTGATACAATGGCTGCGCAACAGCAAGGATCACTTCTCAAATCAACTCATCTCCTGTATCAACTCGGAGGCCATTGATGGTCAGGTGCTGCTCACATTAAGCGAATCGGATGTGCGTGATTTTCGCTATAGGCTTGGCTACTCTCAGGTGCCCTTTGGTGAGCTGAAGCGATTTTGGTTGCTCGTCAgtcaattgcagcagcaatggaCGCACGAGCAGCGACAAAAGTATCAGCAGCTCCAGCCTCAGCACCAGTATCAGCTGCACGGTGTCCTAACAGATGCGATCCACACATCCTGTGTGCCGGGTGGCaacgccaccgccgccaccatGACAAACGAAACGTGCCCCTCCCCCTCAACGTGCCAGGACTGTCCAGGCtacaattgcagcagcagcaatggacaacgcgactgcagcagcagcaagagcagtcAACGTTTGGTGGCACCCGAATATTTCAAGACGGCCATTAGCTTAG GCTATTCGTTTGTGGTGACATGGATAACTTCGTTTGTCATGGTCATCGTGCATGAACGAGTTCCCGATATGAAACGTTATCCACCGCTACCGGATATATTCCTCGACAATGTTCCCCACATTCCCTGGGCCTTCAATATGTGCGAAATAACGGGTTCTCTTTTATTTACCGTCTGGCTGATTGTGCTCATCTTTCACAAGTATCGAATGGTGTTGTTGCGTCGCTTCTTCGCATTGGCTGGCACCGTTTTTCTGCTGCGCTGCGTCACCATGCTGATCACATCACTGAGTGTGCCTGGTACGCATCTGCAGTGCAATCAGAAGGACTTTGCCATCGATGATCCCAACGTGGATATGATTGGTGCGTTGGTCATACGCATGACACGTGCCTATCGCATCTGGAGTGGATTGGGAATGTCCATCCAAGGGGTGCGCACGTGTGGCGATTACATGTTCAGTGGACACACTGTGGCATTGACCCTGCTCAATTTCTTTATTACCGAAT aTACGCCGCGTAATCTGTACTTCCTGCATACGATGACTTGGCTGTTGAACATGTTtggcatattctttatattgGCTGCCCATGAGCACTACTCCATCGATGTGTTTGTGGCCTTTTACATAACGTCGCGACTCTTTCTTTATTACCACACGTTGGCCAATAATCGG gCTTTGATGCAAAGCGATTCGACGCGCACTCGCGTCTGGTTTCCCATGTTCAGTTACTTTGAGAATCATGTGGATGGCATGATACCCAATGACTTTGATACGCCCGGTTCGCTCATCAGTTCAATGATCGATCAATTGTGCTGGCTCAAGGATCAACTGGTTTGGGTCTTGCAAGGCATCACATTGCCAAAGGCGGCGAAGTCCTTGCAAATGTTTAATAGCTCCGAATCGGAACTGTGCACACATCCAGCTGGCACACCTTTTCATAATTCACATCAATCTATGGGCAGTGGCATGAACAATGTGCGTCCCACATCCAACACAAGGCCCACGACACCGATTAAGTTGTCACCACAACCGGTTAGACGAACAATTCCTTTAGATATTCCTACGCCAGTTACATCTGTACCTCAAGTGGCAAAAAGAACAAATGCTACGACTCCGCAGCAGGTGAAACGTTCGTTGGTCGATGCCAGCGTAAGTCCGTATGTTAGCGATATGATTAAGAAGGATGCAAAGGACGCGACACAGCAAGCGACAAAGAAGCAGCTCTGA